Within Cyanobium sp. AMD-g, the genomic segment CCTACGTGCAGCTGCCCATGGAGGGCAAGCTCCGCCCGGTGGCGGAGACCCTCCTGCACCGCAGCGCCTTTGCCGACGACGACCAGGAACTGCCCGATCCGGTGGCCATGCTCACGCCGCTGCTGCAGGCCCGTCCGCTGCTGGTGGACGGCCAGCTGCTGGCTCCGGATGAGCCCCAGGCCGTCCTCTATCTGGAGCTGCTGCTCAGCAACTGGCTGGTGCGCAGCGCCGAGCTGATCAGCGCCGAGGTGCTGGCGGCCTGCGCCGAATGGCCCGAACTGCGCCGCTACCTGCTGCGTCCCGAGCTGCTGGCCACCCGCAACCTGGAGCGACTGCGCAACCAGCTCAATGCCCAGCAGCGCTGGATCAGCTGGTTCGACCGTCCGATCCACCTTTATGAGAGCCGGCGTCCCCTGTTTCGCCTCGGGGCCGGAGCCATCGACTGTGTGGATCTCACCGAGCCCCGCGACGCCGAACTGCGCCAGCTCGGCTGGGTGCAGCAGGCGGTCACCCTGGCCCTGGAGGCCCGTGATGCCCTGGCCCCCCAGCTGCAGAGCCTGCTGAAGCGCCTGGGGGATCTGCTGGTGGTGCTGCTGACCCAGGTGCTTGGCAAGGCCATCGGCCTGGTGGGTCGCGGCATCGTCCAGGGGATGGGGCGGGGCCTCAACCGCGGCTGAGGTGGCCGCTGTGCAGGGCACAATGAGCCGAGACGCCCGCCCCCCCTTGCCCCGTTCGCGCTCCCGGCCCCTCGCCGGCCTCTGGGCCCTGCTGCTGACCGTGGTGCTGGGGTTGCTCTGGGCCCCGGGCGAGGCGGCAGCCAGCCTTGAGAACGACCGCTACGACGGCAACATCTTCGCCCTCTACGCCGGCAACGGCTCCCTGGTTCCGCCCCGCAGCAGCCTGGCCCAGTCCCTGGCGGAGCATCGGGTGGCGGTGATCGTCTACTACCTCGACGACAGCAGCGTCAGCAAACAGTTCTCGCCGGTGGTGTCGGAGCTGCAGCGGGTCTGGGGCAACGCCGTCGACCTGATCCCCCTGGTCACCGATCCGCTCCAGAACCGGCCCGATGGTGGCGTGGCCGATCCGGCCCACTACTGGGATGGCCTGATCCCCCAGGTGGTGGTGATCGACGGCTCAGGCCGCGTCGTCTTCGATCGCCATGGTCAGGTGAGCGTCGATGCCATCAACGCCGCCGTCAGCGAGGCCACCGGCATCCCGATGGCCCCTGGCTCGGGCAACAGCGCCACCTTGAGCTTCAACGAACTCAACAGCGAAGTGGTGGCGTCCCGCTGATGCCGGCCACCCGCACCGAAACCGACAGCCTCGGCCCGGTGGAGGTGCCGGCTGAGCACTACTGGGGCGCCCAGACCCAGCGATCGCTGCGGAACTTCCCTTTTGGCGCACCGATGCCGATCGCGGTGGTGCAGGCCTTCGGCCAGCTCAAGGCCGCCTGCGCCGAGGTGAACGCCGCCCGGGGCGTGCTCCCCGACCACCTGGCGGCCCTGATCGTGGCGGCAGCGGAGGAGGTGAGCGGGGGCCGGCTCGATGCCGAGTTCCCGCTGAGGGTCTGGCAGACCGGATCGGGCACCCAGACCAACATGAACGTCAACGAGGTGATCGCCAACCGGGCCATCGCCGCCGCCGGTGGCGTGCTGGGCAGCAAGGTGCCGGTCCACCCGAACGACCACGTCAACCTCAGCCAGTCGAGCAACGACACCTTCCCGACCGCGATGCACATGGCGGTGGCGATTGAACTGCAGCAGCGCCTGATCCCCAGCCTGGAGGCGCTGATCGCCGCCCTGCGCGAGAAGGCGGAGGCCTACGCGGGCCTGATCAAGATCGGTCGCACCCACCTGCAGGATGCGGTGCCCCTCAGCCTGGGCCAGGAGTTCGGTGGCTACGCCTCCCAGCTGGAACTGGGCCTGGCCGGCCTGCGCGCCACCCTGCCCCAGGTGCTGCAGCTGGCCATCGGCGGCACGGCCGTGGGCACCGGGCTCAATGCCCCGGCCGGCTTCGGCGAGGCGGTGGCCCAGCGGTTGGCGGAACGGGTGGGCCTGCCGTTCACCAGTGCCCCCGACAAGTTCCAGGCCCTGGCGGGCCAGGAGGGGCTGGCGGCAGCCCACGGGGCGCTCACCGTGCTGGCGGGCAGCCTGATGAAGATCGCCAACGACATCCGCTGGCTGGCGAGCGGGCCCCGCTGCGGCCTCGGCGAACTGGTGCTGCCGGAGAACGAGCCGGGCTCCAGCATCATGCCCGGCAAGGTGAATCCCACCCAGTGCGAGAGCCTCACCATGGTGGCCGTGCAGGTGATGGGCAACAACACCGCCGTCCAGATGGCCGCCAGTCAGGGGAACTTCGAGCTGAATGTGTTCAAGCCCCTGATCGCCCACAACCTGCTGGAGAGCATCGACCTGCTGGCGGGCAGTTGCGGCACGTTCCGGGAATTCTGCATCGAAGGGCTGCGGGCGGATGTGGCGCACATCGAAGCCCAGCGCGACCGCAGCCTGATGCTGGTGACGGCCCTCACGCCGGCGATCGGCTACGACCGGGCCTGCGCCATCGCCCGCCACGCCCACCAGCACCGGCTCAGCCTGCGTGAGGCGGCCCTGGTGCTGGGGGAGATCAGCGGTGAGGAGTTCGATCGCTGGGTCAGGCCCGAGCAGATGGTCTGAGGGCGTCGAGCCTTGATTTCCCGTCGATCTTGCGTAAGATTCGACTCAAATCCTTTGACCTAACACCAAGGCCCAGTCGTCATGGGAAGGAGGTTGAACGTTCATGCCAGTGACCGCCCTACAGAGTTGATCAGGCCGAAGTCCACACTGCTGGCCATCACGATGAACTCGACCTCCGTGTTGTCATTCTCGGAATTGTCGATTCTGCTCTGCCTGATTCTCCATGGTCTGACAAGGATGCGGCAGGCCTGAGATGATTCCCTCCCTTCCTTTTCCCCCCGGGCGTCCATCTGTTCGATCCGACCAATCGGCCTGGTTACGGACCCAAATCCATCGGTTGGCCTTTCCCAGGCCGAGCCCAACGATCTTCCGTGGATCGTCTGGGTTCACGCTATTGGAACTCATGATTGTGGTCGGCATTGTCGGGATTCTCAGCGCTGTCGTGCTTCCCCAGTACCGCCGCACATTGGCCCTGGCCGAAGCCTCAAGCAGCATCCTGGAAACGGTTTCGTTCGCCGAACAGTGCGCCGTGGCTCACAAGTCTGGAATACCAGTCAGTGTGACTCTTCCCTCTGGTGGTTTCCCAAGGAACTGTAATGGTTCCACAGCCAGGCAGATGATCAGTCGTCGCTGGTCCGGCGACGCTACCGGAGCTCTGTGCCTGGGTGTGCGATCCGCTGGAAATCACCGTCGTGCCAACATCATTGTCTATGTTGATGGATCCATGACATGTTCCTTCATGCCTTGATGTTGCTTTGCCAAAGTCACTATATACAGTCTTGCCGATGAAGAAGTTGAAGCTCAGAGCAGATTGGCTGCCAGTTCCGCCAGTTCGGAGCGTTCCCCCCGCATCAGGGTGATGTGGCCCGAAAGCAGCTGGCCCTTGAAGCGTTCCACTAGCCAGGTGAGCCCGTTGCTCTCCGCATCCACGTAGGGATTATCGATCTGGTAGGGGTCGCCGGTGAGCACGATCTTGGTGCCCTCACCTACCCGGGTGACGATCGTCTTGACTTCATGGGGGGTGAGATTCTGGGCCTCATCCACCACCATGAACTGGCGGGGGATTGAGCGGCCGCGGATGTAGCTGATCGCCTCCACTTCCAGGAGGCCCATGCCCTTGAGGTCGCTCCAGTTGCTGCGCGGCGCCCGGTGGCTGCCCCGGGCGGGCTGGGGGTCCTCGCCACCGAGCAGGAAGTCGAGATTGTCGACGATCGGTTGCATCCAGGGGGCCATCTTCTCCTCGAGATCCCCGGGCAGGAAGCCCATCTCCTTGCCCAGGGAAATCACCGGACGCGTCACCAGCAGGCGTTCGTAGAGGTGCTCATCGGCCACCTGGTGCAGACCCGCCGCCAGGGCGAGCAGGGTCTTGCCGGTGCCGGCCTTGCCCACCAGGGTCACCAGGGCCACCGCCGGATCGAGCAGCAGATCAAGGGCGAAGGCCTGCTCCCGGTTGCGGGGCTGAATGCGACCCATCTTGGCCTTGGCTGACTTCTGCAGCGGTTGCAAGGTCCCGGTGCGGCCGTTGTAGCGGGCCAGCAGAGTGTGGGCCGGCTGGGCCAGGTCCACCAGGGTCACTCCCTCGTTCGCCTGCAGGGGCGCCACCGGAACCGGCTGCTCCGGGATGGCGTCCGCCGGCAGGCCGTCACCGGCCTTCACCTGATCCATCAGCTCGGCGCCCATCCAGCGCTCGCAGAACCCCGGGTAGAGGTCGGCCATGTCCACCTTGTCGGTGGTGTAGTCCTGGGCGATCAGGCCCACCGCATCGGCCTTGATGCGCAGGTTGGTGTCCTTGGTGACGAGCACCACCGGCGCCTGCCCACCCACCACCTCCTGCAGGCGCTGCTCCAGGGCCACGGCCAGGATGTTGTTGTCGCCGTTGCCCGCCTTCAGCTCGGGGGGCAGCTGGCGCAGGGTCTCACTGCGGCAGAACACCACCTTCAAGATGCCGCCGCTGTTGCCATTGATCGGCACGCCCTCGGCCAGGTTGCCTTTCTCGCGCAACTGGTCGAGCAGGCGGGACACCTGACGGGCGTTGCGGCCCTTTTCGGAGGGGTCCCGCTTGAAGCGGTCGATCTCCTCGACCACTTCGATCGGCACCACCACCTGGTTGTCTTCGAAGCGGTTCAGGGCCTGGGGGTCATGCAGCAGCACATTGGTGTCGAGCACGAAGGTCTTGCGCATGCCAGGGCCCTGCCGGTTGCATGGGGCTGAAGCTAGGTCCACGGGTGCATCTACGCTCCGGCCGGACATTCCCTGACGTATCGGCTTGCCGTTCCCCGTTTCCTTCCTGCTGGTTCTGCTGCTGCTCCTCGGCCTGGGGCTAGTGGTGCTCGAACTGCGTCATCGCCTGCGGCCCGCCTCCCCCCTGCAGTTGCTGCCCGGTGCCTTCCAGGTGCGGCGCCGGGCCCAGGGCCTGGAGATCACCGGCGAGATCCGCATCCGCAACCCCCACCCCCGCATGGAGGTGATGGTGCCGGAGATCACGCTGGTGCCCACCGTGCTGGGTCGCAGTGATGCGAGTCAGGTGCGCCATGAGCTGCACATCACTCCGCTGCACCCCGACGAGGAAGCCCGCCCCGACGGTTACTGGGCCGCCTACATCGTCAAGGGGCGCAAGACCACCGCCGCCCACATCCGTCTGAACCTCACCGGTCCCGCCGGCGTGGATCTCGAAAGCGTGCTCGACACCCTCTGGATGGACATCCACTGGGTGAACTACGGACCTTTCGGACGGCTGCAGCGCCGCCAGGGGATCCTGATGCCCCTGCAGAAGCCGCAACCGGGTGATCCGGCCGCCCCCGGCTGGCGCGAGGGGGAGGGCTGCCGCGTGTTGCCGGTGCGCACCCACCTGCTCGGGGTGCTCGACGATTCCCTGGACGTGCTGCGGCGCTATACCGACGGCCTGCTGCAGCCCGGCGATGTGCTCACCATCGGGGAGACCCCCCTGGCGGTGATCCAGGGGCGCTACCACCACCCCTCAACGGTGGAGCCCTCCTTCCTGGCCCGTCTGCTGTGTCGGGTGTTCCACCCCACCAGCTCCCTGGCCACCGCCTGCGGCCTGCAGAGCCTGATCGACGTGTCAGGCCCGGCACGGGTGCTGGGGGCCTGGCTGGTGGGCACCGCCCTGAAGCTGGTGGGCAGCAAGGGCTGGTTTTATCGGCTGGCCGGGGAGCAGGCTCGCCTGATCGACGACATCACCGGCACCACGCCTCCCTATGACCAGACGATCGTTCTTGGTCCTGAGGCGCCGGCGGCCTGGTGCGAACAGATGGCGGCGGCCCTCGGGGTGGCCGTCGCGGTGGTGGATGTGAACGACCTGGGGCGGGTGAAGGTGCTGGCCGCCAGCAACGGCACCGACGAGGCCCTGCTGATGCGGGCCCTGCGTCCCAACCCCGCCGGCAATGCCAACGAGCGCACCCCCCTCGTGCTGGTGCGTCCCGCGTAGAATTGCCGGGTTGATGGTGTGTCA encodes:
- a CDS encoding thylakoid membrane photosystem I accumulation factor, which encodes MSRDARPPLPRSRSRPLAGLWALLLTVVLGLLWAPGEAAASLENDRYDGNIFALYAGNGSLVPPRSSLAQSLAEHRVAVIVYYLDDSSVSKQFSPVVSELQRVWGNAVDLIPLVTDPLQNRPDGGVADPAHYWDGLIPQVVVIDGSGRVVFDRHGQVSVDAINAAVSEATGIPMAPGSGNSATLSFNELNSEVVASR
- the fumC gene encoding class II fumarate hydratase, producing the protein MMPATRTETDSLGPVEVPAEHYWGAQTQRSLRNFPFGAPMPIAVVQAFGQLKAACAEVNAARGVLPDHLAALIVAAAEEVSGGRLDAEFPLRVWQTGSGTQTNMNVNEVIANRAIAAAGGVLGSKVPVHPNDHVNLSQSSNDTFPTAMHMAVAIELQQRLIPSLEALIAALREKAEAYAGLIKIGRTHLQDAVPLSLGQEFGGYASQLELGLAGLRATLPQVLQLAIGGTAVGTGLNAPAGFGEAVAQRLAERVGLPFTSAPDKFQALAGQEGLAAAHGALTVLAGSLMKIANDIRWLASGPRCGLGELVLPENEPGSSIMPGKVNPTQCESLTMVAVQVMGNNTAVQMAASQGNFELNVFKPLIAHNLLESIDLLAGSCGTFREFCIEGLRADVAHIEAQRDRSLMLVTALTPAIGYDRACAIARHAHQHRLSLREAALVLGEISGEEFDRWVRPEQMV
- a CDS encoding type IV pilin protein, whose translation is MIPSLPFPPGRPSVRSDQSAWLRTQIHRLAFPRPSPTIFRGSSGFTLLELMIVVGIVGILSAVVLPQYRRTLALAEASSSILETVSFAEQCAVAHKSGIPVSVTLPSGGFPRNCNGSTARQMISRRWSGDATGALCLGVRSAGNHRRANIIVYVDGSMTCSFMP
- a CDS encoding PhoH family protein, coding for MRKTFVLDTNVLLHDPQALNRFEDNQVVVPIEVVEEIDRFKRDPSEKGRNARQVSRLLDQLREKGNLAEGVPINGNSGGILKVVFCRSETLRQLPPELKAGNGDNNILAVALEQRLQEVVGGQAPVVLVTKDTNLRIKADAVGLIAQDYTTDKVDMADLYPGFCERWMGAELMDQVKAGDGLPADAIPEQPVPVAPLQANEGVTLVDLAQPAHTLLARYNGRTGTLQPLQKSAKAKMGRIQPRNREQAFALDLLLDPAVALVTLVGKAGTGKTLLALAAGLHQVADEHLYERLLVTRPVISLGKEMGFLPGDLEEKMAPWMQPIVDNLDFLLGGEDPQPARGSHRAPRSNWSDLKGMGLLEVEAISYIRGRSIPRQFMVVDEAQNLTPHEVKTIVTRVGEGTKIVLTGDPYQIDNPYVDAESNGLTWLVERFKGQLLSGHITLMRGERSELAELAANLL
- a CDS encoding F420-0:Gamma-glutamyl ligase; amino-acid sequence: MPFPVSFLLVLLLLLGLGLVVLELRHRLRPASPLQLLPGAFQVRRRAQGLEITGEIRIRNPHPRMEVMVPEITLVPTVLGRSDASQVRHELHITPLHPDEEARPDGYWAAYIVKGRKTTAAHIRLNLTGPAGVDLESVLDTLWMDIHWVNYGPFGRLQRRQGILMPLQKPQPGDPAAPGWREGEGCRVLPVRTHLLGVLDDSLDVLRRYTDGLLQPGDVLTIGETPLAVIQGRYHHPSTVEPSFLARLLCRVFHPTSSLATACGLQSLIDVSGPARVLGAWLVGTALKLVGSKGWFYRLAGEQARLIDDITGTTPPYDQTIVLGPEAPAAWCEQMAAALGVAVAVVDVNDLGRVKVLAASNGTDEALLMRALRPNPAGNANERTPLVLVRPA